From a single Eleginops maclovinus isolate JMC-PN-2008 ecotype Puerto Natales chromosome 20, JC_Emac_rtc_rv5, whole genome shotgun sequence genomic region:
- the LOC134882171 gene encoding cytokine-inducible SH2-containing protein-like, producing MVARAVTIFHHEERQASCRPDPSPPPCDPAEDLRCITTTFQYLQTSGWYWGSISANEAREALQKRSEGTFLVRDSSHPQFMLALSVKTRCGPTSIRIKYCRGSFWLDSIYPGLPHLQSFPDVLSLIQNYTASRNKQQHQKSNDIHPRTKPDPTQHTDNDSSVPLELVHPLQKPEALSSLQHLTRLAINRHTKCTDQLPLPKPLLHYLQDYPFHI from the exons ATGGTTGCCCGTGCAGTGACCATTTTCCATCACGAGGAGCGACAAGCTTCATGCCGTCCAGATCCCTCTCCTCCACCGTGTGACCCAGCAGAGGATCTCCGCTGCATCACCACCACATTCCAGTACCTACAGACCTCAG GCTGGTACTGGGGATCTATATCTGCAAATGAAGCTCGGGAAGCTCTCCAAAAAAGGTCTGAAGGCACATTTCTAGTGCGGGACAGCAGTCACCCTCAGTTCATGCTGGCCCTGTCAGTGAAGACTCGCTGTGGACCCACCAGCATTCGCATCAAATACTGCAGGGGCTCTTTCTGGCTGGACTCCATTTACCCCGGCCTGCCACACCTGCAATCCTTCCCAGATGTTCTCAGCCTCATACAGAACTATACAGCCTcaagaaacaaacaacagcacCAGAAGTCTAATGACATCCATCCACGAACAAAGCCTGACCCCACCCAGCACACGGACAATGACAGCAGTGTGCCTCTGGAGCTGGTGCACCCCCTGCAAAAACCAGAGGCCCTCTCTTCTTTACAGCACCTGACGCGCCTCGCCatcaacagacacacaaagtgCACTGACCAGCTGCCACTCCCAAAGCCTCTGCTCCACTACCTGCAGGACTATCCTTTCCACATATGA